From Dendropsophus ebraccatus isolate aDenEbr1 chromosome 2, aDenEbr1.pat, whole genome shotgun sequence, a single genomic window includes:
- the NBEAL2 gene encoding neurobeachin-like protein 2 isoform X3 → MVLSNMAAAAVMPGDWMAALRPVQKDLNYLQQWLEAFVTNFEKIITVNTLEPRRPEDSSSEIPVLPRDVLKVLSQQLGLCAEDINADVSLNQALLLLKFFIIISRNLENVEKERTPVFVCEVIHLLTAATIKLKSALREEEGEQRSLTESVAVYALHLCECLFDPYQTWRRQLGGEIVSAKEKSKYKFSPAALPQEFCTFFHDAFHNGENLPELVKLRLVHLFGAIITGSKVNALLLITPASVDVLMLVLQSWCGGPERDPRVLQLALDCLISMIHILHGSSPGQRRVEIRHILDSYFKVLNCDRPLYSAERVPGPHWEEGLLALRINMLRAIPLMLDCSDRPVLQAIFLSNNCFEHIIRLIQNSKLYLSSGHRPEESGSDLTTQLLTEPDIMKVIDSDSDAITVNAIGVLTSIMRNSPSAKEVFKERIGYPHLYEVLKSRSQPTKRLLQQLLNMAVEGPYNAHPMNCIQNEQPLLILVQWIPDLSPRHLQILVSEWLNQICDSTLGNRMTCVQAGMVAHILMALGSDRELDAKCAENLIHLLQVLGRLSIRPNELRDLIRLLRVKSGTAHPYATQVIRALSAMARKDGPNRALQYFDLTPSMSGIMVPTMQKWPGAGFAFHAWICLNDDVKEECQMGRRRKQLYSFFAASGTGFEAFFTTDGMLVVAVCTKKEYMTVAVPELQFNDSVWHCVDIVHLAGRRPFGQNMVHIYADGQLRKMAPLRFPSLNESFTSCCIGSAGHRTTTTVSTSPSHTPDLTFASHSLLSRSQSFPATSVGHGWGLSGTQNSREGLVSTIVAGTQDTEWGTPTSLEGHLGTVSIFHDSIQANHVKSLHQAGPNFVAPFTPESEFSDLAAKLLLFYTPQASKNNICLDLSPSRAFDGRLTGHRVVTWDVKDVVNCVGGMGVLLPLLHQVASQTKEAPEVQETHDLVGPELTSSRNAHSMQLPLGKSSESRLERNGVAAFLLMVKNFIQNHPTNQESLLQCHGPAVIGALLQKVSPLMLDMNVLMASQMLMDQIASEGHNFLLHHLYQHLLFDFRIWSNSDFAVRLGHIQYLSSIMKDHKQRVRRKYGVQYILDSVRRHYGTQKGEQITGDNVKTVQMSLFTLTKDFLHKNLSPEDLHSVLNYMASVSDEEQVCGILDVLLSLLKANISNEHLYTFLLEQGNVEVFYFLLVQKKFSDQLREKVFKILYRLLKYEKVSERMKYRLKLKDIGYQGLICFLSDVPVSMLLIRCLSEQVLGSDVMPNYRDLLAVVYLSHRAELSVKLDVCRKLFHLIYSQQDIVRQLAKQNGWQDILTKLYIKESYESRPRSLSSPMYGGTVCPLKRMGSSKDGESGSYRDMSDLRQGSLDQVDPDPVFHNFEAPDLDFSEGFSDHSMSPAAKEKPFHAYNFKSFDSSDQASHCSSNIVDASGSEDTSCNDGPPYDNIYQPLSPFSMSPFDLRLDLGSASSAITMESGNQTPVSQPGTPSPLENFKPFPGMRARKSSSLSNVLDENSYQETLPSDTISNTSNPQQTPEEELCNLLTNIIFSVTWRGVEGQEDVAWKERGQVFSVLTKLGSACELVRPPDEIKRSLLEMMLESALTDMKEASTLSGLNVLKLLRLLQDFLFSEGDNNEILWSEKIFEGVTNLLEKLDVWNYLVHGTSDLKEMTQIGLRIIVGFIKLDDQQMHLAASSKLHEILKYATALKKEEACFLLGSLHLPLLNSLSAKSETFLGLVPIIRTIMDQCYDCLLLQQHLPSLPPTNGSPTFHDDLKRFCTTAEWRLFIEKQVQPVMEQLERETFAKSHDQMSSFWNSCYDALMSSSLRRESDKGESRAKYQELVLEPILKRIRTENQRYNCVLKQINSHHNAVLRQWRSLLRLLTGPCGAWADRKQPEVKWKLSSAETYSRMRLKLVPNYQFDGHTEASALRDNLGTDPSQAVADSFPLAVAKEAKVNEQEDDQLAEEDLQNIYHVEIQEQSQKEKLMISEDCELITIMAVIPGRLEVTTQHIYFYDLTSEKEETEEGIGYDFKRPLSQLREVHLRRYNLRRSALEFFFIDQANYFVNFKKKVRNVVYSRILGLNPPNQSLFGRRSPQELLQASGLTQKWVWREISNFEYLMQLNTIAGRTYNDLSQYPVFPWILRDYISETLDLNNPDVFRDLSKPIGVVNERHAREVKEKYESFEDPTGTVDKFHYGTHYSNAAGVMHYMIRMEPFTTLHIQLQSGRFDCSDRQFHSIPAAWQARMENPVDVKELIPEFFYFPEFLENANGFDLGCLQISNGKVDDVVLPHWASSREDFIYKHRQALESEYVSAHLHEWIDLIFGYKQRGEAAVESLNVFYYCTYEGVVDLDAIADETERKALEGIISNFGQTPCQLLKEPHPPRMSAEHAARKLSRMETYSPNLFERLSELKSFFVEGMMEGVPLVQAVVPKNQAHSFMNQGSPDVLVTVSANGLLGTHGWLPYDKNFSNYFSFTKDPTVSNTKTHRLLSGPFALGAELSSQILVVSHDAKLLFSGGHWDNSLRVTSLSRGKVIGHSIRHIDVVTCLALDLCGIYLISGSRDTTCMIWEVLQQGGLAAGLSPKPVQVLYGHSHEVTCVAISTELDMAASGSKDGTVNVHTIRRGQFMRCIKPPCESSLPLTISHLTVGREGQIVFQSTIEGRSSLKDKFALHLYSVNGKHLSSVCLEEQVSALCVTQDYVVLGTAQCSLQIRDLRSLNLAVTPLPMKVPVHCVSVTKENSHVLVGLDDGKLIVVGAGQPLELRSGQFTRKLWGSTRRISQVSSGETEYRPTESK, encoded by the exons ATGGTTCTTTCTAACATGGCCGCAGCGGCGGTGATGCCCGGTGACTGGATGGCAGCGCTACGACCTGTGCAG AAGGACCTGAATTACTTGCAGCAATGGTTGGAGGCTTTCGTCACAAACTTCGAGAAGATCATCACCGTGAACACTCTGGAGCCAAGACG GCCAGAAGACTCTTCCTCGGAGATCCCCGTCTTGCCCCGGGATGTTCTCAAGGTGCTGAGTCAGCAGCTGGGTCTATGTGCGGAGGACATCAATGCGGATGTCAGCCTGAACCAGGCTCTGCTCCTCCTCAaattcttcatcatcatcagcag GAATTTGGAGAATGTGGAGAAGGAGAGGACGCCGGTTTTCGTGTGTGAGGTTATCCACCTGTTAACGGCGGCCACCATCAAG TTAAAAAGCGCGCTCcgtgaagaggagggagagcagCGATCCCTGACCGAGAGCGTCGCTGTCTACGCCCTGCACCTGTGCGAATGTCTCTTCGACCCGTACCAGACATGGAGGCGGCAGCTGGGGGG GGAAATTGTGAGCGCAAAAGAAAAGAGTAAATATAAGTTCTCGCCGGCTGCTCTGCCGCAGGAGTTCTGCACCTTTTTTCATG atgCTTTTCACAATGGAGAGAATCTTCCGGAATTGGTCAAATTACGCCTGGTCCATCTCTTCGGAGCTATCATCACTGGCTCTAAG GTGAACGCGCTGCTCCTTATCACTCCAGCCTCGGTGGACGTGCTGATGCTGGTCCTGCAGAGCTGGTGCGGTGGTCCGGAGCGAGACCCCCGGGTGCTGCAGCTGGCGCTGGACTGCCTCATCTCCATGATCCACATCCTGCACGGCAGCAGCCCCGGCCAGAGGAGGGTGGAGATCAGACACATCCTGGACTCTTACTTCAAGGTCCTGAACTGCGACCGGCCCCTGTACTCCGCTGAGAGGGTTCCTGGGCCACATTGGGAGGAGGGACTGCTGGCTCTGCGCATCAACATGCTAC GCGCCATTCCTCTGATGCTGGACTGCAGTGACCGGCCTGTCCTACAAGCGATATTTCTCAGCAATAACTGCTTTGAGCACATCATACGTCTGATCCAGAACAGCAAG CTTTATTTGAGCAGCGGTCACCGGCCAGAGGAGAGTGGGAGTGATCTGACCACTCAGCTGCTGACCGAGCCCGATATCATGAAG GTAATCGACAGCGATTCGGACGCCATTACCGTTAACGCCATCGGTGTCCTGACCTCCATCATGAGGAATTCTCCTTCTGCCAAA GAGGTGTTCAAGGAGCGGATTGGATATCCCCATCTGTACGAGGTCCTGAAGAGCCGCAGCCAGCCCACCAAGCGacttctccagcagctgctcaacATG GCTGTGGAAGGTCCTTACAACGCTCATCCCATGAACTGCATTCAGAATGAGCAGCCGCTGCTGATCTTGGTCCAGTGGATCCCGGATCTTTCTCCCAGACATCTCCAGATCTTGGTCTCGGAGTGGCTGAACCAGATCTGTGACTCCACACTGGGTAACCGCATGACGTGTGTGCAGGCAGGGATGGTGGCGCACATCCTGATGGCTCTAGGCAGTGACAGGGAGCTGGATGCAAAGTGCGCAGAGAACCTTATCCACCTCCTGCAGGTTTTAGGGCGACTTTCAATCAGACCCAACGAGCTGCGGGACCTGATTCGCCTCCTCAGGGTGAAGAGCGGCACTGCCCATCCATATGCCACGCAGGTGATTCGGGCTCTGTCTGCCATGGCCAGGAAGGATGGGCCAAATAGGGCACTGCAGTATTTTGACTTGACCCCCAGTATGTCTGGTATTATGGTGCCAACCATGCAGAAGTGGCCTGGTGCCGGCTTTGCCTTCCACGCCTGGATCTGTCTGAACGACGACGTCAAGGAAGAGTGTCAGATGGGAAGAAGACGCAAGCAGCTGTACAG TTTCTTTGCAGCGAGTGGGACGGGTTTCGAGGCGTTCTTCACCACTGACGGCATGCTGGTTGTGGCCGTCTGTACAAAAAAGGAATATATGACGGTCGCTGTTCCTGAGCTGCAGTTCAATGACTCTGTGTGG CACTGTGTGGACATTGTGCACCTGGCTGGACGCCGCCCCTTTGGGCAGAACATGGTTCATATCTATGCAGATGGGCAGCTGAGGAAAATGGCGCCACTCCGTTTTCCATCCCTCAATGAG TCCTTCACCTCCTGCTGTATTGGGTCTGCCGGCCACCGCACAACCACCACAGTGTCCACCTCTCCATCTCATACCCCGGACCTCACCTTTGCCTCACACTCCCTGCTCAGCCGCTCCCAGTCCTTTCCAGCCACCTCGGTGGGACACGGATGGGGACTGAGCGGCACTCAGAACTCACGGGAGGGTCTGGTGTCCACCATTGTGGCCGGAACGCAGGACACCGAGTGGGGGACGCCTACTTCATTAGAAGGTCATCTCGGCACTGTCTCCATCTTTCATGACTCCATTCAGGCGAATCATGTCAAGTCCTTGCACCAGGCGG GACCAAACTTTGTGGCCCCCTTCACCCCAGAGAGCGAGTTTTCCGATCTTGCGGCCAAGCTGCTTCTCTTCTACACTCCACAG GCCTCAAAGAATAACATCTGTCTGGACCTATCCCCGAGTCGAGCATTTGATGGGAGGTTGACAGGACACAGGGTAGTCACATGGGATGTGAAG gatgtggtgaaCTGTGTTGGCGGAATGGGTGTCCTTCTGCCTCTGCTGCACCAGGTAGCATCACAGACCAAAGAAGCCCCCGAGGTCCAGGAGACTCATGATCTGGTAGGGCCAGAGCTCACCTCCTCCAGGAACGCCCACTCCATGCAGCTTCCCCTGGGAAAGTCCTCCG AGAGCAGACTGGAGCGGAACGGGGTAGCCGCCTTCCTTCTCATGGTGAAGAACTTCATCCAGAATCACCCGACCAATCAGGAGAGTCTGCTGCAGTGTCACGGCCCGGCCGTCATAGGTGCCCTCCTGCAGAAG GTGTCCCCCCTCATGCTGGACATGAATGTGCTGATGGCCTCTCAGATGTTGATGGACCAGATTGCGTCTGAGGGTCACAACTTCCTGCTCCACCACCTCTACCAGCACTTGCTCTTTGATTTTCGTATCTGGAGCAATAGTGATTTTGCAGTTCGGCTTG GTCACATTCAGTATCTGTCATCCATCATGAAGGATCACAAGCAGCGAGTGCGGAGAAAATATGGGGTGCAGTACATTCTGGACTCAGTCAGGAGGCATTATGG GACGCAAAAGGGGGAGCAGATCACCGGTGACAATGTAAAAACTGTCCAGATGTCCCTATTTACTCTGACTAAGGATTTCCTACACAAGAACCTTAGTCCTGAAGACTTACACAGCGTGCTGAACTACATGGCGTCTGTGAGCGATGAGGAGCag GTGTGTGGGATCCTGGACGTTCTTCTCAGTTTATTGAAGGCAAATATTAGCAATGAGCATCTCTACACCTTTCTCCTGGAACAAGGAAACGTGGAAGTCTTCTATTTCCTTCTTGTCCAGAAAAAGTTCTCAGATCAGTTGAGGGAGAAAGTTTTCAAG ATCTTGTACAGGTTGTTGAAGTATGAGAAAGTCAGTGAGCGCATGAAGTATCGGCTGAAGCTGAAGGACATTGGGTATCAGGGTCTGATCTGTTTCCTCAGTGACGTCCCGGTGTCCATGTTGCTGATCCGCTGCCTCTCCGAGCAGGTTCTAGGCTCAG ATGTAATGCCTAACTACAGGGATCTCCTGGCTGTGGTTTATCTGTCACACAGGGCAGAACTTTCGGTGAAGCTCGATGTTTGTCGCAAG ctgttccatcTCATCTACTCCCAACAAGATATCGTACGACAGCTCGCCAAGCAAAATGGATGGCAAGATATCCTGACCAAACTCTACATCAAGGAATCCTACGAGTCGCGGCCCAGAAGCTTAAGTAGTCCGATGTACGGGGGGACTGTGTGTCCTCTGAAGAGAATGGGCAGCAGTAAGGACGGGGAGTCAGGGAGTTACAGAGACATGTCTGACCTCCGCCAAGGGTCATTGGACCAGGTGGACCCCGATCCTGTGTTCCACAACTTTGAGGCCCCCGATCTTGACTTCTCCGAAGGGTTTTCTGATCACTCCATGTCTCCAGCTGCCAAGGAGAAACCATTTCATGCCTATAACTTCAAGTCCTTTGACTCCTCAGACCAAGCAAGTCATTGCTCCTCCAACATTGTCGACGCCTCCGGGTCAGAGGACACCAGCTGCAATGATGGACCCCCCTATGACAACATCTACCAGCCCCTCTCCCCATTCTCCATGTCTCCGTTCGACCTCCGCTTGGATCTGGGAAGTGCTAGCTCTGCCATTACTATGGAGAGTGGGAACCAGACCCCTGTCAGCCAGCCGGGAACCCCGTCACCACTGGAGAACTTTAAGCCCTTCCCTGGGATGCGGGCGAGGAAGAGCTCTAGCCTCTCCAATGTACTGGATGAGAACAGCTACCAGGAGACGCTGCCCAGCGACACCATCTCCAACACCAGTAACCCACAG CAGACGCCAGAAGAAGAACTCTGCAACCTCCTCACCAACATCATCTTCTCTGTCACCTGGAGGGGGGTGGAGGGTCAGGAGGACGTCGCCTGGAAGGAGCGGGGACAAGTCTTCTCCGTCCTCACCAAGCTGGGATCTGCCTGTGAACTGGTGAGACCCCCGGATGAGATCAAGAGGAG CCTCTTGGAGATGATGTTAGAATCAGCGTTAACTGATATGAAAGAAGCATCAACGTTGTCCGGACTCAATGTTCTGAAGCTCTTACGGCTCCTTCAAGATTTCCTTTTCTCTGAAGGCGACAATAATGAAATCCTCTGGAGCGAGAAG ATATTTGAAGGAGTCACTAACTTACTGGAGAAGCTGGATGTCTGGAATTACTTAGTGCATGGGACGTCAGACCTGAAGGAGATGACGCAGATCGGCCTCAGGATCATTGTAGGGTTTATCAAGTTAGATGACCAACAG ATGCATTTAGCAGCTTCTTCAAAGCTCCATGAAATTCTAAAGTATGCCACTGCCCTGAAGAAGGAGGAGGCTTGTTTCCTACTTGGAAGCCTTCATCTCCCGCTGCTAAACTCTCTCAGTGCCAAGTCCGAGACCTTCCTAGGCCTGGTGCCCATTATCCGGACCATCATGGACCAGTGTTACGATTGCCTCCTGCTCCAGCAACACCTGCCCTCCCTACCCCCCACCAACGGGAGCCCGACCTTCCATGATGACCTCAAGAGGTTCTGCACCACTGCCGAGTGGAGACTCTTCATAGAGAAGCAG GTCCAGCCCGTAATGGAGCAACTAGAAAGGGAAACTTTTGCAAAAAGCCACGATCAGATGTCGTCCTTCTGGAACTCCTGTTACGATGCTCTAATGAGCAGCTCCCTAAGGAGAGAGTCCGACAAGGGAGAGAGCAGGGCCAAGTATCAG GAACTGGTGTTGGAGCCCATCCTGAAGAGGATCCGGACTGAGAACCAGCGTTATAACTGTGTCCTGAAGCAGATTAACAGCCACCACAATGCTGTCCTGAGGCAATGGAGATCCCTCCTGCGTCTGCTGACCGGCCCCTGCGGAGCCTGGGCTGACCG CAAACAGCCAGAAGTGAAGTGGAAGCTGTCCAGCGCTGAGACTTATTCCAGGATGCGGCTCAAGTTGGTGCCCAATTACCAGTTTGATGGCCACACCGAGGCCAGCGCCCTCCGCGACAACCTAG gtACTGACCCCAGCCAGGCAGTGGCTGATTCCTTCCCGCTCGCTGTCGCCAAGGAGGCAAAAGTGAATGAACAAGAGGATGACCAGCTGGCGGAAGAAGATCTACAGAATATATACCA TGTGGAGATCCAAGAGCAGAGTCAGAAGGAGAAGCTGATGATCTCTGAGGACTGTGAGCTCATCACCATCATGGCTGTCATCCCCGGGCGTCTGGAAGtcaccacacagcacatctaTTTCTATGATCTCACCAGTGAGAAGGAGGAGACTGAGGAAG GTATTGGATATGACTTTAAGCGCCCATTGTCACAGCTCCGCGAGGTCCACCTGCGACGGTATAATCTCCGGAGATCTGCCCTGGAATTTTTCTTCATCGATCAGGCCAATTACTTTGTGAACTTTAAGAAGAAG GTCAGGAACGTGGTTTATTCCCGGATCCTGGGCCTAAACCCCCCTAACCAGTCTTTGTTTGGACGACGTTCCCCTCAGGAGCTGCTGCAGGCCTCAGGGCTGACCCAG AAATGGGTGTGGAGGGAGATTTCCAACTTTGAATACCTGATGCAGTTGAACACAATTGCCGGAAGGACCTACAATGACCTGTCGCAGTATCCTGTG TTCCCTTGGATATTGCGAGATTACATTTCTGAGACCCTGGACCTGAATAACCCGGATGTATTCCGTGACCTCTCTAAACCCATCGGGGTAGTGAATGAACGGCACGCTCGGGAGGTGAAAGAGAA GTATGAGAGCTTTGAAGACCCCACAGGGACAGTAGACAAGTTCCATTACGGGACCCACTACTCCAACGCGGCCGGAGTGATGCATTACATGATCCGCATGGAGCCGTTCACCACCCTGCACATTCAGCTGCAGAGCGGCAG GTTTGATTGCTCAGATCGGCAGTTCCACTCTATCCCTGCCGCCTGGCAGGCCCGCATGGAGAACCCTGTGGATGTCAAAGAGCTGATTCCAGAGTTTTTCTATTTTCCTGAATTTCTGGAGAATGCAAATG GTTTTGATCTTGGCTGCCTCCAGATCTCCAATGGTAAAGTGGATGACGTTGTGTTACCACACTGGGCCTCGTCACGGGAGGATTTCATCTACAAGCACAGGCAGGCACTG GAATCGGAGTATGTGTCTGCCCATCTTCATGAGTGGATAGATCTGATCTTCGGATATAAACAGCGCGGAGAAGCCGCTGTGGAATCGCTGAACGTGTTTTATTATTGCACATATGAAG GTGTGGTGGACCTGGACGCTATTGCGGATGAGACAGAGAGGAAAGCTTTGGAGGGGATCATCAGTAACTTTGGGCAGACCCCCTGCCAGCTCCTCAAG GAGCCGCACCCACCACGGATGTCTGCTGAGCATGCTGCCAGGAAACTTTCCAGGATGGAGACGTACTCGCCCAATCTCTTTGAGAGGTTATCTGAGCTGAAGTCGTTCTTTGTAGAG GGTATGATGGAGGGGGTCCCTCTGGTGCAGGCCGTGGTCCCCAAAAACCAGGCTCATTCCTTCATGAATCAGGGGTCTCCAGATGTGCTG GTCACAGTTAGTGCGAATGGTCTCCTGGGCACCCATGGCTGGCTGCCCTACGACAAGAACTTCTCCAATTACTTCAGCTTCACAAAGGACCCCACCGTCTCCAACACTAA GACACATCGCCTCCTTTCCGGCCCTTTCGCCTTGGGCGCTGAGTTGTCATCTCAGATCCTGGTTGTGTCTCATGATGCAAAGTTACtgttcagtggtggacactgggacaACAGCCTGCGGGTCACCTCCCTGAGCAGAGGAAAGGTCATTGGTCACAGCATCAGACATATCG ATGTGGTGACCTGCCTGGCTCTGGACCTGTGCGGCATATACCTCATCTCTGGCTCTCGGGACACAACGTGTATGATCTGGGAGGTTTTGCAGCAG GGTGGACTTGCTGCCGGATTGTCTCCTAAGCCGGTGCAGGTGTTGTACGGCCACAGTCATGAGGTGACATGTGTGGCCATAAGCACGGAGCTGGACATGGCTGCTTCTGGTTCTAAG GACGGGACGGTCAATGTGCATACCATCCGGCGGGGGCAGTTCATGCGGTGCATTAAGCCCCCCTGTGAGAGCTCCCTCCCGCTGACCATCTCCCACCTGACCGTGGGCCGGGAGGGGCAGATCGTCTTCCAGAGCACCATTGAGGGCAGGAGCTCGCTGAAG GATAAGTTTGCACTGCACCTGTACTCTGTCAATGGGAAGCATCTGTCCTCGGTGTGTCTGGAGGAGCAggtgtctgctctgtgtgtcactCAGGACTACGTGGTCCTCGGCACcgcccagtgctctctgcagatACGGGACCTCCGCAG CCTGAACCTGGCCGTCACTCCGCTGCCCATGAAGGTCCCTGTGCACTGCGTGTCCGTCACCAAAGAGAACAGCCACGTCCTGGTGGGATTGGATGATGGGAAACTGATCGTCGTTGGAGCCGGACAACCCCTGGAG CTGAGATCAGGACAATTCACCAGGAAACTCTGGGGCTCCACTCGACGTATTTCTCAAGTGTCTTCTGGAGAAACTGAGTACAGACCTACCGAGTCCAAGTGA